The DNA segment TCGTCCTTTCTCTGCTGAATATTTTATGAAGGCTGTACCTGCTACTGTGAAAAACTTATGTGTTCTGGACAGAACAAAAGAACCAGGAGCTAATGGTGATCCTTTGTATTTAGATATTGTGGAAGTTTTTAACGGAAAAGCAAATGCACCAAGAATCATCGGTGGACGTTATGGACTTTCATCTAAAGATACTACCCCAACACAAATTATATCGGTATACGAGAACTTAGCTGCTGCTGAACCTAAAAATCAATTTACTTTAGGTATTGTGGATGATGTTACTTTCAAGTCATTACCTATGAAAGAAGAAATTTCTTTTGCTCAGGAAGGAACTTTTGAAGGTAAATTTTATGGTTTAGGTTCTGATGGTACGGTAGGTGCCAATAAAAATTCTATCAAAATTATTGGTGATAACACAGATAAATATGCACAAGCTTACTTTGCATATGACTCTAAAAAATCAGGAGGTATTACTATTTCTCACCTTCGTTTTGGTGATACTCCAATTCGTTCCCCTTATTTGGTAAATACACCGGACTTTGTTGCATGTCACGTTCCTGCATATCTTCAGCAGTATGATGTGCTTAAAGGACTTAAAAAGGGAGGTACTTTCCTTCTGAATTCTATCTGGGATGCCGAAGAAACAAAAAATCGTTTGCCAGAGAATGTTAAGAAATACCTGGCTGCCAACGAAATAAAATTCTATATCATTAATGCTACCAAAATAGCCGAGGAAATAGGATTAGGAAGCCGTACTAATACCATTATGCAGTCTGCTTTCTTTAAAATTGCAGAGGTGATTCCTTACGATTTTGCAGTGGAGAAAATGAAAGAAGCAATTGTGAAGTCTTTTGGTAAAAAAGGTGAAGACATTGTTAATATGAACTACAAAGCAGTTGAGTGTGGTGGTGCTGTTACTGAGGTTGCTGTTCCTGCAGAGTGGGCTAAGCTTGAGGGTAAAGCTGTAGAGCACTCCAATGATGTGCCTGCTTTTATTAAGGATATTGTTTTTCCTATTAATGCGCAAAAAGGTGATGATCTTCCTGTGTCTGCATTTAATGGATATGAAGATGGTACTTTCCCTGCTGGTACAACGGCATACGAGAAACGTGGTGTTGCTGTAAATATTCCTGAGTGGCAAGTAGACAACTGTATTCAGTGTAACCAATGTTCTTACGTTTGTCCTCATGCTGCTATTCGTCCTTTCTTATTAGATTCTGATGAGTTGGCGGGCGCTCCTGAGGGTACTGTGGCTAAAAAAGCCAATGGTAAAGGTTTTGATGGCTTACAATATAAAATACAAATTTCTGCACTAGACTGTACTGGTTGTGGAAACTGTGCAGATGTTTGTCCTGCTAAAACCAAAGCGCTTGTGATGAAGCCATTGGATACACAGCGTGTTGAAGCAGAACGTTGGGATTATATGGTGAAAAACGTATCTATAAAGGATACAATTATGCCTAAACAACAAAACGTGAAAGCTTCTCAGTTTGCTCAACCTTTGTTTGAGTTCTCTGGTGCTTGTGCTGGTTGTGGTGAAACTCCTTATATCAAATTGATTACTCAGTTGTATGGCGATCGTATGATGGTAGCTAATGCTACAGGTTGTTCTTCAATTTATGGTGGTTCGGCTCCTGCTACTCCATATTGTAAAAATTCAGAAGGTAAAGGGCCGGCTTGGGCTAACTCTTTATTTGAAGATAATGCTGAATATGGACTTGGTATGGCTACCGGAGTGAATAAATTACGCGATCGTATTGAACGTTTGATGAACGAAAATATGGATGCCGTTAATGCTGACACGAAAGTAGCTTTTGAGGCTTGGTTAGCTAATAAAGAGAATGGAGATACAACAACTTCCGTTTCTAAAGCTGTGGTGGCTGCCTTAGAGGTAGAGTCGGCTCCAGTGGCTAAAGAAATACTTGCATTGAAAGATTACCTGGTGAAAAAATCAGTGTGGATCTTCGGTGGTGACGGATGGGCTTATGATATCGGTTACGGTGGTGTGGATCATGTTTTGGCCTCTGGTCAGGATGTGAACATTTTAGTGATGGATACCGAGGTTTATTCAAATACAGGTGGACAAGCTTCTAAATCTACTCCTGTGGGTGCAGTGGCTAAGTTTGCAGCTTCAGGTAAGAAAATACGTAAAAAAGATCTTGGTTTAATGGCAACTACTTATGGTTATGTTTATGTAGCTCAAGTGGCCATGGGGTCAAACCAAGCACAGTATTTTAAAGCACTTAAAGAGGCAGAGGCCTATCCTGGACCTTCTTTAATTATCGCATATTCACCATGTATTAACCATGGTCTGCGTGCAGGTATGGGTGCTTCGCAAGCTGAGAGTAAAAAAGCTGTTGAATGTGGATACTGGCATCTATATCGTTACAACCCACAATTGGAAGAAGAAGGAAAGAATCCATTCCAGTTAGACTCTAAAGAACCACAATGGGATTTATTCCAGCAGTTCTTGAAAGGAGAGGTTAGATATACTGCTTTGCTTAAAGCATTCCCTGCTGAGGCTGCTGAACTATTCAATGCCGCAGAACAAAATGCGAAATGGCGTTATAGTACTTATAAGCGTTTTTCTGAACTGAACTACGAAGTTGTTAAGTAATTATTTACTGACATCATTATATGTATGTAGGGTGTTCCGTTAGGGACACCCTTTTTTTGTATGTCGGGCATGGAATGAAAGTGCTGGCTCTATTTTTACCAGAAGGGATATGTAGTTGGTGCGTTGTTATAGTTGCCGGGTAAGTTTTGGGTCATTGCCAAAAGTTTATTATACAGGGGTTACTCAAACAGACAACCAACGATCATTGGTTTAATGGGATAGTAGTTTAATTTTGAAGGAGACCAGTGGGGAATCATTGCGATAGATGGTTAAATAATCGTATTTTTTCTTTTTTGTAGGTATCTGAAGTATAATTTGATCTTCGTCTATATGAACTTCTAAGAAAGCTGGTTTTCGATCTTCTTCATAAGCATAACTAAATGATGATTCAAAGCTATTCATTGGATTTTGCAGTTTGAATTGTATCTGCAATGTGTCGCCGTAGGAGGGTGTTAATAGTCCTACCGAGGGACTTTTTAGAATAATATCGGAGTTTAAATAGATGGGATGGAACAATGGTAGTATGGCAAATTCCTCTTTGCTACGATCGCATAATAACCACTTTTTGTTTTTTGGATAGTGATGGAGGAAAAAATAAGCAGGGCTTGTCATGAAAAAAGCTTCATTGTAGTGAGGGATGAATTTTTTACTTTTCTCACTTACCATACCTGCACCCCAAGTTACATCTACCAAATGCCATCGTTTATTAATCTTAACTACATTCCAAATATGATTGCTTCGTCCTGCTTTGCGCCCTATATATTTTAATGTTTGTTTAGAACTGCCTTCCACTACCTCGCATTCAAGTCCGGCATTATTACATAGTTTTTTAAACAGCAGGGCATAACCTTTGGCAAGGGCTTTTTTACGTTTGAAGGCTTCCTCGGCCAATCCCATGTTTATCTTTTGTATCTTCTGTTTTTTTTTCATCCTGTGTTTTATACCTGAAATTATAGGTGAATTTCTTCTTTTTAGCAAAATGTTCCTTGGAATCAAATGCTATGTTTTTAGCTATCCAGTAATATATTGCAGCAGTCATATCTTCTTGGTTAGAAAAACGATGGTGAATGTGCGCTGCCAAGTTACCTATGCTGGGTAGTTTATCGGGTAGAGAATCCATACTCAGCTTTACTTCTGTCCGAATTTGAGCTGTGGTGTAAATGCCAGATTGTGTAGTCAAAAATATGACTAATATGAAATATCTCCACATAAATGACATTCTTGTATGAACTAAATCGATTGGTATATGAATAAAAAAATAATTTATTTTTTTCGAATTAATTGTCTGTGCTAATATAATAATTCTTTTTAATGGTATTGCTTTGTTTATTTGTTAGGGAATGTAAAACAGAAAAATGCATTAGTAAATATATAACTCATTTAAATGGCTATCAATCAAGTGTTCGCCAACTTGTTTTATTTACCATAACGATGCTATGCCTTATTAATTGAGTTCAAAATGATAGGTAATGGTTCCTTTTTGATAGGCAGCTGCATTGGTATCTGAATTAAATTTTGCTTTTTTAGCAGCAGTTATGGCCGATTTTACTAAAGTGGAGTTCTGAATTGTTGAGCCCTTGAGCTGATATTCAGCACTGATTACCTTACCATACTTGTCAACGGTCACCAATATCACTATGATTCCGGATTCATTGGCATTGTACGAAGGGTATGGAAGAGAACCGATCAGAGAACGACCATCCAGAGAGAATCCAGTGCCAGAATCTCCTAGTCCACTACCTGAGCGGTTCTTGCTGTTGGGGTCGCCAGTCACATAACCTTGATTACCTGAGCCACCGGCATCTCCCTCTGAAGTGCTGTTGCTATTGGATTTTCCAAAGGCGTTACCTACGGTATTTCTGGTTTGATCAGCGATTCTTTTTTCTTCTTCTTTCCTCTTTCTTTCAGCTTCCAGTTTGCGTTGTTGTTCCAGTTCTGCTTGTCTTTTTGCCTCTGCTTCGGCCTTAGCTATTCGCTCAGCCTCGGCCTGTTTTTTTCTTTCTTCCTCCAGTTGTTTAATGCGAGCTTCTTCCTCTTGTTGCTTTTTAAGTTTTTCTTCTTTCTCTTTTTTTAATTGTTCAGCACTCTTTATCTCAGGAGCTTCGTCAAAGTCTTGTGTTTTTATTGATTCTTCCGCTTTGGGAGTGGATGACTCCCTGGGGGTTGGTGGA comes from the Saccharicrinis fermentans DSM 9555 = JCM 21142 genome and includes:
- a CDS encoding transglutaminase domain-containing protein, translating into MKKKQKIQKINMGLAEEAFKRKKALAKGYALLFKKLCNNAGLECEVVEGSSKQTLKYIGRKAGRSNHIWNVVKINKRWHLVDVTWGAGMVSEKSKKFIPHYNEAFFMTSPAYFFLHHYPKNKKWLLCDRSKEEFAILPLFHPIYLNSDIILKSPSVGLLTPSYGDTLQIQFKLQNPMNSFESSFSYAYEEDRKPAFLEVHIDEDQIILQIPTKKKKYDYLTIYRNDSPLVSFKIKLLSH
- the nifJ gene encoding pyruvate:ferredoxin (flavodoxin) oxidoreductase gives rise to the protein MAKEKKFITCDGNYAASHIAYMFSEVAAIYPITPSSTMAEYIDEWAAGGRKNIFGETVKVEEMQSEAGAAGAVHGSLQAGALTSTFTASQGLLLMIPNMYKISGELLPAVFHVSARSLAAQALSIFGDHSDVMAARQTGFAMLATGSVQEVMDLAGIAHLASIESRIPFMHFFDGFRTSHEIQKIESIDMEDLKGLIDQEKLQAFRDNALNPEHPVTRGTAQNPDIYFQTREASNKYYDAIPDMVARYMDEITKITGRKYAPFTYYGAEDAEDVVIAMGSITDTIKEAIDYLNAQGKKVGLISVHLYRPFSAEYFMKAVPATVKNLCVLDRTKEPGANGDPLYLDIVEVFNGKANAPRIIGGRYGLSSKDTTPTQIISVYENLAAAEPKNQFTLGIVDDVTFKSLPMKEEISFAQEGTFEGKFYGLGSDGTVGANKNSIKIIGDNTDKYAQAYFAYDSKKSGGITISHLRFGDTPIRSPYLVNTPDFVACHVPAYLQQYDVLKGLKKGGTFLLNSIWDAEETKNRLPENVKKYLAANEIKFYIINATKIAEEIGLGSRTNTIMQSAFFKIAEVIPYDFAVEKMKEAIVKSFGKKGEDIVNMNYKAVECGGAVTEVAVPAEWAKLEGKAVEHSNDVPAFIKDIVFPINAQKGDDLPVSAFNGYEDGTFPAGTTAYEKRGVAVNIPEWQVDNCIQCNQCSYVCPHAAIRPFLLDSDELAGAPEGTVAKKANGKGFDGLQYKIQISALDCTGCGNCADVCPAKTKALVMKPLDTQRVEAERWDYMVKNVSIKDTIMPKQQNVKASQFAQPLFEFSGACAGCGETPYIKLITQLYGDRMMVANATGCSSIYGGSAPATPYCKNSEGKGPAWANSLFEDNAEYGLGMATGVNKLRDRIERLMNENMDAVNADTKVAFEAWLANKENGDTTTSVSKAVVAALEVESAPVAKEILALKDYLVKKSVWIFGGDGWAYDIGYGGVDHVLASGQDVNILVMDTEVYSNTGGQASKSTPVGAVAKFAASGKKIRKKDLGLMATTYGYVYVAQVAMGSNQAQYFKALKEAEAYPGPSLIIAYSPCINHGLRAGMGASQAESKKAVECGYWHLYRYNPQLEEEGKNPFQLDSKEPQWDLFQQFLKGEVRYTALLKAFPAEAAELFNAAEQNAKWRYSTYKRFSELNYEVVK
- a CDS encoding TonB family protein is translated as MEKKYNSQGVIGSVIFHVLILLLLIFFGLTTLPQEEEGILVNLGNVETGLGAVEPPKSSPSPSPTEPQTTPPPPTPRESSTPKAEESIKTQDFDEAPEIKSAEQLKKEKEEKLKKQQEEEARIKQLEEERKKQAEAERIAKAEAEAKRQAELEQQRKLEAERKRKEEEKRIADQTRNTVGNAFGKSNSNSTSEGDAGGSGNQGYVTGDPNSKNRSGSGLGDSGTGFSLDGRSLIGSLPYPSYNANESGIIVILVTVDKYGKVISAEYQLKGSTIQNSTLVKSAITAAKKAKFNSDTNAAAYQKGTITYHFELN